GGACGTGCTGCACGTCCGCCGGCCGCGAGCCGAGGATCACGCGCCGGTCACGCTTCTCGTACCAGCGGAAGGCCGGGATGTTGTCCTTGGTCCCGTAGAAGATCGCGCCCTGGGCCGCGGGGGTGGCGCTCGGCAGGCCCGCCGGGTAGCGGCGCACCTCCCAGCCGTCGCGCTCGATCAGCCGCCTGAGCCGGGGGCAGTACCCTTGCTCGAGCGCACGCTGGAAGTCATCATGCGCCAGCGCGTCGATCTGCACGACGATGAACCCGCGCTGTTCGCGCGCTGCGCTGTCCGCGTCCTTGCCAGCCCGCCGCTCCGCAGCGAACGGAAAATACTTGACGCGGTAATACAGGCGGTACAGAGCGCGGCGCAGCCGCTTCAATCGATCTGGAGCCGACATGGAATCGGTGTCGTTCGCCGTCGCATTCTTCGCGGGCGTACTTTCATTTCTCTCGCCATGCGTACTGCCGCTGGTGCCGGGCTACCTCGGCTTCATTACCGGGATGTCCCTGGATGATTTGAAGGGGGACCCCCGCCGAAGCGCAGTCCTCGTGCCAGCCCTGTTCTTCGTCGCGGGTTTCGCGACGATCTTCCTGCTGCTGGGCGCGTCCGCGACGTTCCTCGGGCAGCTCCTGCTGCGCTACCAGGACTGGATCAGCCGGATCGGCGGCGTGCTCATCATCCTGTTCGGGCTCCACCTGCTCGGCGTGTTCCGGCTCACGCCGCTGATGCGCGAGCGCCGCATGCAGATCAAGGACCGACCGGCCGGCCGCCTCGGCGCGTACGCGACCGGGCTCGTCTTCGGCGCCGGCTGGACACCGTGCATCGGGCCCGTGCTCGGAGCGCTGCTCACGTATGCAGCCGCGCGCGAGACGCTCGGATCCGGCA
Above is a genomic segment from Longimicrobiales bacterium containing:
- a CDS encoding cytochrome c biogenesis protein CcdA, encoding MESVSFAVAFFAGVLSFLSPCVLPLVPGYLGFITGMSLDDLKGDPRRSAVLVPALFFVAGFATIFLLLGASATFLGQLLLRYQDWISRIGGVLIILFGLHLLGVFRLTPLMRERRMQIKDRPAGRLGAYATGLVFGAGWTPCIGPVLGALLTYAAARETLGSGMLLLGGYAAGLAVPFLLAALATGMFLEASRKLRGWIPTLEKVSGGVLVFVGLLLVSGTFTWLSTYFVRLTPEFLLERI